A DNA window from Ostrea edulis chromosome 5, xbOstEdul1.1, whole genome shotgun sequence contains the following coding sequences:
- the LOC125652713 gene encoding uncharacterized protein LOC125652713, which produces MYFSEFVYIWVLLPTLATSSMALINTIPAWQSPCGKTMVQSTLLDILGPVPTPTLPIKGILHNVVIELKETDEKVTDIQKYYIQNKFIDAAEAKVIQGEERNFHHIIGFPTYQPILENDTIEDVFSRDYQTLSSVLVFLEQSSWDVQTAGGNSQTVYQMYKSTISKILGILCKYYNSMNSRNISYVSRYIMLDEDRDINMETRLVRKRDFIIMKDTSELLKKMITDYALLKQTTP; this is translated from the exons ATGT ATTTCTCAGAATTTGTATACATCTGGGTTTTACTACCTACACTGGCCACTTCGTCAATGGCATTAATCAACACAATCCCTGCTTGGCAATCTCCATGTGGAAAAACAATGGTACAGTCAACCCTGTTAGATATTTTAGGACCTGTTCCAACACCCACGTTACCCATTAAGGGTATACTGCACAACGTCGTCATTGAACTGAAAGAGACCGACGAAAAAGTTACAgatattcagaaatattac ATCCAGAATAAATTTATTGATGCTGCTGAAGCTAAAGTTATTCAAGGAGAAGAAAGGAACTTCCACCACATCATAGGCTTTCCTACTTATCAACCTATTCTGGAGAACGACACG ATCGAGGACGTTTTCTCTAGGGATTATCAAACCCTGTCATCTGTTTTGGTTTTCTTAGAGCAATCTAGCTGGGACGTCCAGACAGCAGGTGGTAACAGCCAAACTGTTTACCAAATGTACAAATCCACGATTAGTAAAATATTGGGCATTCTATGCAAATATTACAACTCCATGAATAGCAggaatatttcatatgtatcACGCTACATAATGCTTGATGAAGATCGAGATATAAATATGGAAACGAGACTAGTTCGAAAACGTGATTTCATCATTATGAAGGATACCAGTGAGCTTCTGAAGAAAATGATTACCGATTATGCATTGCTGAAGCAGACGACCCCGTGA
- the LOC125652179 gene encoding potassium voltage-gated channel protein Shaw-like gives MEYIKKMKEERKDNDKRVKLNIGGQCFETWLSTLERIPGTRLALLSTLKEADESYDAEHGEYFFDRHPGAFMAILHYYRTEELHVDQNICGNIIKGELEYWGLTELDIEPCCWGQYSKFKDHKETLAALDDNFTSQIDAEMTAWDNDKPSSLSRFKHNMWLFLEEPGSSRLAKAYAVISMFFVCLSIAVFCLETYEKFRVPINDKVKPINKTGLYLKESATGDFCVHTNVELKYEFSDTQPHIVMQIMDYICAAYFTTEYSIRFFFAPKKLKFIRQPLNIIDIFCLIPHLIAIILVTINPNDSTSQLFKSMLALRTVRILRVFKLMKHYSAFNILVYTIKVSIKELMLMIIFLLTGVLIFASVIFYVESENFENIPIGIWWALVTMTTVGYGDKVPKSEAGYIIGCMCVICGVLTVAFTVPIVVNNFALYYAHAQSRIKLPAHKRKELKRKLYAKNKKSLDLVNKWKNARKKEPTEFTEMNAIKSPRAPPCGEESPGDKTSNSSAVNTAYFHFSSTKPNSIPTDASKNTRVVTISDGVNTASPPLSITPIETDLSEMEQHKIETANLLNNLKQKDEKIKEERKRQLGMLNEKRERLQNAGKTPRTTPAPAAASKRKS, from the exons ATGGAATATATTAAGAAGATGAAAGAGGAGCGGAAAGACAATGACAAACGGGTGAAATTAAATATTGGAGGCCAATGTTTTGAAACCTGGCTAAGTACTCTGGAGAGAATTCCAGGAACCCGTTTGGCCTTGTTATCTACCCTGAAAGAAGCGGACGAGAGTTATGATGCTGAACACGGGGAATACTTCTTTGACCGGCACCCCGGCGCTTTTATGGCTATTCTTCACTACTATAGAACTGAAGAACTGCATGTAGACCAAAATATTTGTGGAAATATCATTAAAGGG GAACTGGAATATTGGGGACTCACGGAGCTTGACATTGAACCATGTTGCTGGGGACAATATAGCAAATTCAAAGACCACAAAGAAACGTTGGCGGCGCTGGATGACAATTTTACGTCACAGATCGACGCTGAGATGACGGCTTGGGACAATGACAAACCGTCCAGTCTTAGCAGGTTCAAACACAACATGTGGTTGTTTCTGGAAGAACCAGGGTCGTCTAGACTAGCAAAG gCGTATGCTGTGATTTCCATGttctttgtttgtttgtcaatagcagTATTTTGTCTGGAGACTTATGAAAAATTTCGTGTTCCAATAAATGACAAAGTGAAACCCATCAACAAAACGGGACTATACCTGAAAGAATCGGCCACAGGGGATTTCTGTGTACACACAAATGTAGAACTCAAATACGAATTTTCCGACACCCAACCTCATATCGTCATGCAAATTATGGATTACATCTGCGCCGCATATTTCACGACGGAGTATTCTATCAGGTTTTTCTTTGCGCCGAAGAAGTTGAAATTCATTCGACAACCTCTGAATATCATCGATATATTTTGTCTCATTCCTCATCTCATTGCAATCATCTTGGTTACTATTAACCCTAACGACAGCACCAGCCAGCTCTTTAAATCCATGCTGGCCCTGCGAACTGTGCGAATCCTAAGAGTGTTTAAGCTGATGAAGCACTACAGTGCTTTCAATATTCTTGTGTACACTATAAAAGTTAGCATTAAGGAGCTTATGTTGATGATCATATTTCTGTTGACAGGAGTGCTGATATTTGCGAGTGTTATCTTCTACGTGGAGAGTGAAAATTTCGAAAATATCCCTATTGGAATTTGGTGGGCATTAGTCACTATGACTACCGTTGGCTATGGAGACAAAGTGCCGAAATCGGAAGCGGGGTACATAATTGgttgtatgtgtgtaatttgcGGTGTCTTGACGGTAGCATTTACAGTTCCGATAGTCGTGAACAATTTCGCACTTTATTACGCACACGCTCAGTCGAGAATTAAATTACCTGCCCATAAACGCAAAGAACTTAAAAGAAAACTAtatgcaaaaaataaaaagtcaTTAGACCTTGTCAATAAGTGGAAGAATGCTCGTAAAAAGGAACCCACTGAGTTCACGGAAATGAATGCAATTAAGAGTCCAAGAGCGCCGCCTTGCGGAGAAGAGTCTCCAGGAGACAAGACATCTAACTCCAGTGCGGTGAATACAGCCTACTTTCACTTTAGTAGTACAAAACCAAACTCTATACCAACAGACGCTAGTAAGAATACCAGAGTGGTCACTATATCAGACGGCGTCAACACAGCAAGTCCGCCATTATCCATTACTCCAATTGAGACAGATTTATCAGAGATGGAG CAACATAAGATAGAAACGGCAAATTTATTGAATAACCTTAAACAAAAAGATGAAAAGATTAAAGAGGAGAGGAAAAGACAATTGGGCATGCTCAACGAGAAAAGGGAGCGATTACAGAACGCTGGGAAGACACCGCGGACAACGCCTGCTCCTGCCGCGGCTTCTAAGCGGAAGTCGTGA